AAAAGATAGTACTTCAGCTGTTCAGCACTTGGGGTACTAGGAGATAAATTAgaattaattaacattaatcCGGATTTAGagttttgattattattttaataatatatattttattattaagttTAAGACCTTTAGGCTACGATTGGTTGGaggataaaattataaaatgattaagagagaaatgataaaaagaatgattgaagtagaaatataatatataattataaaataatattatgtttggtatgattgttaaaaatgagataattaataatcttttgatgaattgatAAAATTGTCATTTCACTTTTGCGGCGGTCATCGGTGGCGGTGGTGGTCGTCCGGCCGGATGCGGCCGGTGGCGGCCGACGGGCGGCGACCATCGACCGGCATGCGGCCGACAGGAGGAGGGGATGGTCGGCGGGGCGGTCGGTAGCGGAGGCGGCGGTCTGCAGTCTACGACGGAGGCGGCGGCCGACTGCTGGCGGCGGTGGTCGGCCGGCGGTCGGTAGTGGTGAGTTTGGATTTAGGAGAAGagtaaaattagaaaaatagaATGGATTAAGAGTGGGATAAATAATCCTAAGGAGTGATgagtgattattttatcacaGTTAATATAACTTAATCATTCATATgagggattgacttggttaaataaaaaacgtaCCATACATGAGATTATGTGGGTTAAAAAACCATAAACACACCTAATCCCTCCAACCAAACATTGCATTAGAGTTATAATTAACTTTTGGTGTTATGATCTGTTTTAATATcaagtgttaaaattttaatgcaagtcAAATGTAGCTTAACGGATAGATCCTTATTTTCTTAAACATCAAGTTGTAAGTTCAATTCCTACTTTGGTccttttttctctttctttttttttctatttatttttgtaattaatataCCAAAATTACAGTGCAttctctcactatttcttataattatattttgatcttcatttaaatataaacaaaatgaattataaaaaataatatacaagCATGCAATGCGTGTATGTTCGTAAAGGATTTGAATGAAAAAGTGTCTACTCCAAATGGTGTGTGTATGAAAAGTTACATCATTTCTtaaatgttatgtatatattataaatataatgttATGATATAAACACAGATAGAACAATTTTCGTTTCTCTTTATTCATTTTCTGTAGCAATCAAAATTCGTTTCTCTTTGTTTTGGGagaatttatatatttgttgtttataaattattttttgttggagTATCATGTAAGGAAATTACCATTATTCCAGCATCAACATATTGTGAACAATAATTTCTTAAGGACATTGTATTCATCACGCtcgaaataaaatcaaattctgAAATACTTTTTATTCTCATACTTGCTTTACCTCTAtatattcataaacatttatatgCAAGATACTCGTGCTCAACCATATTAATTATTTCGTGAAGTGATGATTTTATGTACATTTTAAAACCTTCGAAATGATGCAAAATGCCATGATTCCACGCGCATAATTATAATGCAAAAAATGCAGTTGAAATCATATGATAACAACCCATCAGAGTTCTCTTCGCGTTTTCCAAAGTAAGCATTCTTTTTCCAACACTTTCGATTGTTTGTTTAGGGAAGATGAAGCAACATTGTGCAGCAATTCATTGTAAGATTTGTTTGGCCTTGTGTGAGAGGGAGGGAGTATAGATCAAAAGGCTGCAACATGATCTCTACCTTGTGGGGATTACCAACTACCCTTCTGCCCCCAACACTAAATGCATATTATTTATGCATTTTCCAATATTCAGTATAGCTATGCAGCACACCAGTCGTGTCAACGTCTGCGTCCACCAATGAGATGACAATCACTTATTGaatatacaattttgatatgcttCGTCACATCCAATACGTGAGTATCACCTTATTGGTGGCACATATGTTGGcacgatttttggcaaaaaaGTATTTCCATCAAATTTCTAGTAATATTCCCCCaaagaaaaaatttgatatagTTGGCAAAGAGTACTACTACTtgaaatgcataaaataataaGTGATCGAATTAAATTGCACCAGCCTCTTGCCATTATTCTCATATCATTTTCAATCCCTTTCCGTTCCatatattaaatttcttgtCTTCCAAACTTTGGGTGatgaaataattatgcatgatttgaggcagtggtggtggaggtgagGTTGTTGCAAGGAATAAATGCTACTTTTCTGTGATGAAACAGACATTACAATAAAAGCATATATGGTATAATATAGGCCCAAACTCTATGCAGACAAGAGTACTCTTGTTGCTTAATAAGCACATTCACATCATTAACACTTgtgttcattttttaaaaaagtaatttttttttataagagatATGTGATGGTTAGCATGTTTAAATTCATCTTGAATTTGTTCGCATGCTCGTTATTATTGTGATAACatttatatcaaaacttattccgataagtgatttttttttttttgacccCAAATGGGTAGCTAGGATGGTAGGGTGTGACGGACATTCACGAACATGTAAGATGTTCCAATTCTTCTCTGTCTCTGCCTTCTCAGTTTGAGTCCGTAACACAAGGTTTGTCCAGTGTGGATTACGGGGTTAGCGTAGTTTGCAGGCTTCTGCATTGGTCCTTTAGATTTACGCATATCGTATCAAAAAATAACGACAGTGGGTTctcaagatttaaaaaatatatatgtgaatTTTTATTGTTCTTTATTggtaaacaaaaaattttatatttgcgAAAATCATGTGTGACTGTCATTAGCCTCAAATTAAGAAATTCAagttttcatgttaaatttgcTTTTTCTAAACAGAACACATAAAACCATCATATTCCCCCAAATTATATTTTACCACCTACCTTATTTTGCCATATGGTAGGAAATAAAGGCAACGACCAATACACTTGTTTATTAACAAAACCAGTATAGCAATTAGTTACTTGATATTTAAAGTGTCTTTCCTAACCTTTTCCCACATGAAAAATGCAATGTGGTCCTTTGGATTTAGCCTTATAGTATTAAGGTGAgggttgaattaattatgagagaaattgtaattttagttaTAAATTAACATGTTTTGCATCTTAAcctttaatttatcaaatttttgttttctttcaataacttaatttttttttgttttagtcaTTGTTTTATAGGAAGCAATTAAACTTATCGAATATTACTTATTTGATATCAATACTTTTCTATGTGGCAAGTGAATGTTACACATATTAAAATCATCTAAgcaataacaaaagaaaacgataaatttttttcattatattcTGAATATATTGGTAttgttttgctttatttttcatCTTTGTTTTTGCTGAAGTGAATGTTAATGTATGTAATATAAGTTTTATTCTTGCATATAAGAGAATGTCAGTATCAAATAAGATGTATTTAATGGTTTCCGACGAAAAATTatctaaacaaaataaatataaattaagataaaaatcaaactccaataatttacaatattaaaatccaaaacaaattaaaaatacaaaatttcttttatttacaTATTCACACTTTGCCACAAGTTTAATAACAAAGAGGAGGCAATTGATTAAAAAATGGTGCCTCATGCTTCTCTTTCCAGCCAGTCCACGCAATTTTTTTATTGTCCATTTCAGCACTACACAAGCATGCCAGCGCAAACTCACAACTCTTCCGCTTTCTTCAGACTCGGCGAGcattaaatttaagattttgacAACCCCCTCAAGCACAAACCACCCAAAGTTCCAAATTCAATGCTCACATAAGAGAGATCATCCCACAATTGATTGCGTTAAGAAATTTTTGTTTCTAGCACTCACCAATGCAATTGAATTTCTTGAAGTTTTCCGGCAAGATTCAGCATTGGGAATGCTACCCATTAACAAAATATTGCAGAGGTTAATGAAGGAAAAAGCAAGGGAATTTGAAGAGGCGGAGATCAGGGGGTTGCAGAACTGGATCCAGCTGATATAATGCTGAGGTTATGTAGGGAACATGAGAATACTAGGTACATATTTCTACTGCCTCGTTCTCCTTTTCGTGTTTTGTTCGCTTGAGTTTATAGTAGTTGAAGGGTTCACGATTACCGAAAAGGAGATTTTGCTTCAATTTAAGGGTAATATTTCGAATGACCCTTGTGATAGTTTAAGGAGTTGGGATCCTAGTAAAAGCCCGTGTCAATATTATAGCGGTGTGTCTTGTAATTCAAATGGAAATGTGGTGAAGATTGTGTTGTGGGACACTGGTCTAGGTGGTGTGTTGTCTCCTGCATTATCTGGattaaagtttttgaaaacTTTGACCTTGTATGGAAATAAATTCACTGGCAATATTCCATTTGAGTACGGTGAGATTGATTCTTTGTGGAAGATCAACTTGAGTTCCAATGCTCTCTCTGGATCGATCCCAGAATTTCTTGGAGATTTACCTAACATAAGGCTTCTTGATTTATCAAGAAATGGGTACAATGGGGAGATTCCTTCGGCTTTGTTCAAGAAGTGTTACCACACCAAGTTCGTTTCTTTGGCACATAACAATCTTTCGGGGTCAATCCCTGTTTCTGTTGGTAACTGTTTGAATCTTGAAGGGGTAGATTTGTCTTTTAATGGGCTCAGCGGGGGATTGCCTGCAGAAATTTGTGACATTCCGGGAATGATGTACTTATCTGTGAGGAGTAATTTGCTATCAGGAAGTGTTCAAGACCAAGTTTCAAAGTGTGAAAGCTTGGAGCTCTTGGATCTTGGTAGCAATATGTTTACCGGACTCGCACCCTTCGAGGTTCTTGGATTGGCAAATATTACGTATTTCAACGTGTCCTGGAATGGGTTTCAGGGGGAGATTCCAAATGTAGAAGCTTGCTCTGGGTCATTGGAAGTTTTTGATGTTTCTGGGAATGATTTATATGGTGAAATTCCCGCAGGCATCACTAAATGCAGTGGCCTTAAGTATTTAGATTTGGGTTATAATAAGCTTAATGGAAGCATACCAGCTGACATTGCTAATATGAAGAAGCTCTTGGTAATTCGATTGGCGTCTAACTCCATAGATGGGACGATTCCTACACAATTTGGTAGTATAGAATGGCTTGAAGTGCTTGATTTACATAGCCTCGAACTTGGTGGTGAAATCCCTGATGAAATCAGCAAATGCCAGTTTCTTCTTGAGCTGTGAGTCCATTCCCATTTTCACATTATCTGTCTATATCTTACGGTTTTATTTTATTCTGACTGACAGAACTTTTAAATATAATTGCAGGGATGTCTCTGGAAATTATTTGGAGGGAGAGATTCCGCAAAATCTTGATAACATGACATACCTCTTGATTCTCGACTTACATCATAACCGTCTTAATGGAACAATACCATTGAACCTTGGAAATTTGTCTAATTTACATGCTTTAGATTTGTCCGAAAATATGCTCTCCGGTCCAATACCTTCAACGCTCGAAAATCTGAAAAACTTAACTCATTTCAATGTCTCTTACAACAATCTTTCTGGTTCCATCCCTTCCATTCAAACAATCCAAAGCTTCGGATCCTCCTCTTTTTCCCACAATCCAGGTCTTTGTGGTGCTCCATTAGAGAACACGTGCTCTAGTGGTGCTCCTCCTGCATCATCAAGGAAACCGAAGCTCAGTGTTTCTTCAATTATAGCTATAGTTGCTGCAGCCTTGATTGCAACTGGTGTTTGTGTGATCACTGTTATTAACATGAAGGCTCGTGGGAGAAGAAGAGAAGATGAAACTATGGTTGTGGAGAGCACTCCATTAGCTTCATCAGACTCGAATGTCATTATCGGTAAATTGGTCCTCTTCAGTAAAAATTTACCCGCGAAGTATGAGGATTGGGAAGCTGGCACAAAAGCATTGCTCGACAAGGAATGTTTAATCGGTGGAGGTTCCATTGGAACTGTGTACAAAACAACGTTTGAAGGTGACATTTCAATTGCAGTGAAGAAACTTGAGACATTGGGACGAATCAGGAACCAAGATGAATTCGAGCATGAAATAGGACGTCTAGGAAACCTTCAACACCCTAACCTTGTTGAGGTTCAAGGCTATTATTGGTCATCAAGCATGCAATTAATTTTGTCTGAATTCGTTCAGAATGGGAATCTTTATGATAACTTACATGGACTCAGCTACCCTGGTACCAGCACTGGTGCCGGTAATCCTGAGTTAAATTGGTCCAGAAGATTTCGCATAGCAGTCGGAACAGCTCGAGCTCTAGCCTATCTTCACAATGATTGCAAGCCTCCGGTTCTTCATCTCAATATCAAATCAACTAATATTCTTTTAGATGAAAACTACAAGACCAAGATTTCCGATTATGGCTTGGCGAAGCTGCTCCCTCTGTTGGATAGTTATGGACTCACGAAAGTTCACAATGCCGTGGGATATATTGCACCAGAACTCGCTCAAAGTTCCAGGCTCAGTGATAAATGTGACGTTTACAGTTTTGGTGTCATTCTGTTGGAGTTGGTTACTGGAAGGAAGCCAGTGGAAAGCCCAACTGTCAATGAGGTAGTGATATTGTGTGACTATGTGCGAGTTTTGATCGAACAAGGCTCAGCTTCAGACTGTTTCGATAGACGTTTGAGGGGGTTTACAGAAAACGAGCTGATTCAGGTTATGAAGTTGGGACTAATTTGCACTTATGAATCTCCTTCAAGGAGACCAAGCATGGCCGAGGTTGTTCAGGTTCTTGAGTCTATAAGAAATGGTTCAGAGTCATAAACAGTAACGAGGGGAACATTTACTTATTTGAATGGTACAAAGAAACATAAAAttcttttgaatttattctgaAGTTACTGTCATTGATTGTTTGTAATTGGCAATAATATTATTCCATTTTTTGTAGCCTAATAACCGATTTCTCCAACAAAGTGGTCTATTTTTACTTTTTGGTTTGGCTTTCCTGTAATGTTTACATCATAGAAGTGTGACTAATTGCATTTAGATATATGGATTTGACGTTagagatttcaaatatataaacaaatttattggtttgttttgacaattATATATagcaatgaatttcaaattcaaaatatttatttttcgaataattatgatgaatttcaGATTGGTTCAAAGAAGTCATTTCA
This genomic window from Primulina huaijiensis isolate GDHJ02 chromosome 7, ASM1229523v2, whole genome shotgun sequence contains:
- the LOC140981477 gene encoding probable LRR receptor-like serine/threonine-protein kinase At1g12460, yielding MRILGTYFYCLVLLFVFCSLEFIVVEGFTITEKEILLQFKGNISNDPCDSLRSWDPSKSPCQYYSGVSCNSNGNVVKIVLWDTGLGGVLSPALSGLKFLKTLTLYGNKFTGNIPFEYGEIDSLWKINLSSNALSGSIPEFLGDLPNIRLLDLSRNGYNGEIPSALFKKCYHTKFVSLAHNNLSGSIPVSVGNCLNLEGVDLSFNGLSGGLPAEICDIPGMMYLSVRSNLLSGSVQDQVSKCESLELLDLGSNMFTGLAPFEVLGLANITYFNVSWNGFQGEIPNVEACSGSLEVFDVSGNDLYGEIPAGITKCSGLKYLDLGYNKLNGSIPADIANMKKLLVIRLASNSIDGTIPTQFGSIEWLEVLDLHSLELGGEIPDEISKCQFLLELDVSGNYLEGEIPQNLDNMTYLLILDLHHNRLNGTIPLNLGNLSNLHALDLSENMLSGPIPSTLENLKNLTHFNVSYNNLSGSIPSIQTIQSFGSSSFSHNPGLCGAPLENTCSSGAPPASSRKPKLSVSSIIAIVAAALIATGVCVITVINMKARGRRREDETMVVESTPLASSDSNVIIGKLVLFSKNLPAKYEDWEAGTKALLDKECLIGGGSIGTVYKTTFEGDISIAVKKLETLGRIRNQDEFEHEIGRLGNLQHPNLVEVQGYYWSSSMQLILSEFVQNGNLYDNLHGLSYPGTSTGAGNPELNWSRRFRIAVGTARALAYLHNDCKPPVLHLNIKSTNILLDENYKTKISDYGLAKLLPLLDSYGLTKVHNAVGYIAPELAQSSRLSDKCDVYSFGVILLELVTGRKPVESPTVNEVVILCDYVRVLIEQGSASDCFDRRLRGFTENELIQVMKLGLICTYESPSRRPSMAEVVQVLESIRNGSES